Proteins encoded in a region of the Pseudomonadota bacterium genome:
- a CDS encoding nitroreductase produces MSYDDFFTLLRARRSCRSFVAEEPLSNEALRRIIDAGRQAPSPLNLQPWSFIVITSCELKKQLRQAGEKAKQQVLDQGGPGWVGGFSTDFMEEAPLLIALLSEPEKGGLGAYFNQPAGSLQAVSACMQNMMLAATSLGLGSLWFTFFDPFEVRSLLNIPCTHDIAGLLYIGRAGGEAPLSKRRPPRIYAERFGVDGDFF; encoded by the coding sequence ATGTCATACGATGATTTTTTTACTCTCTTGCGAGCGCGTCGCAGCTGCCGATCCTTTGTCGCGGAAGAACCGTTGAGCAATGAGGCGCTTCGGCGAATTATCGACGCGGGCCGACAGGCTCCGAGTCCACTTAATCTGCAGCCTTGGTCGTTTATCGTTATTACTTCATGCGAGCTCAAGAAACAGTTGCGTCAGGCCGGGGAAAAGGCCAAACAGCAGGTTCTGGATCAGGGTGGCCCCGGCTGGGTCGGAGGTTTCAGTACTGATTTCATGGAAGAGGCTCCGCTCCTGATCGCGCTTTTGTCTGAGCCCGAAAAAGGCGGTCTGGGGGCCTATTTCAATCAGCCCGCAGGCAGTTTGCAGGCGGTCTCGGCTTGTATGCAGAATATGATGCTGGCGGCCACGAGTCTGGGTCTGGGAAGTTTATGGTTTACCTTTTTTGATCCGTTCGAGGTGCGTTCCCTGCTGAATATTCCTTGTACTCACGATATCGCCGGCCTGTTGTATATCGGCCGCGCCGGCGGCGAGGCACCGCTCAGTAAGCGACGGCCGCCGCGGATTTATGCGGAGCGCTTTGGGGTTGACGGTGATTTTTTCTGA
- a CDS encoding branched-chain amino acid ABC transporter permease — protein MEIIIYGLVNSFQLILIAFGFTLVYGVSRLPNFAHGAIYVFTGFVAWVMMHKLSLPYFPAALLAVASAALVGVIIYQFILKRIRGMSMNEIIATYAIGVALIETLRWLGFKGTTFTLPAFVEGMVFIGDVPIDYQRLLVVGVGLVLLAAIWLFTKFTRTGLALRGIAQDERAAMMLGIDSDMTATLAMALGSAMSGIAALAIFPLGSIVIEAGYNTLIFALAVCMVGGIGSWGGTILAAFVLGFLQVLTATWLATHFQMVTTLAAIIATLIIRPSGFFGKHKELEERV, from the coding sequence GTGGAAATTATTATTTATGGTCTGGTTAACAGCTTTCAGCTGATTCTCATTGCTTTCGGTTTTACCCTGGTTTACGGGGTCAGCCGCCTACCCAATTTCGCCCATGGCGCGATCTATGTTTTTACCGGGTTTGTGGCCTGGGTGATGATGCATAAGCTGAGCTTGCCGTATTTCCCGGCGGCCCTGCTGGCGGTGGCGAGCGCGGCCCTGGTCGGAGTGATCATTTATCAGTTCATTCTCAAACGGATTCGCGGAATGAGCATGAACGAGATTATCGCCACTTACGCGATCGGCGTGGCCCTGATCGAAACCTTACGCTGGCTGGGGTTTAAAGGCACTACCTTTACCTTGCCGGCCTTTGTCGAGGGCATGGTTTTTATCGGGGATGTGCCGATTGATTATCAGCGTCTGCTGGTGGTCGGAGTGGGCCTGGTTCTGCTGGCCGCAATCTGGCTCTTTACCAAATTCACGCGCACCGGTCTGGCTCTGCGCGGTATTGCTCAGGATGAGCGGGCGGCGATGATGCTCGGGATAGATTCCGATATGACCGCGACCCTGGCGATGGCGCTGGGGTCCGCCATGTCCGGAATCGCCGCTCTGGCCATTTTTCCGCTCGGCAGTATCGTCATCGAGGCCGGTTATAACACCTTGATCTTTGCTTTGGCGGTCTGCATGGTCGGCGGCATCGGCAGTTGGGGCGGGACCATCCTGGCAGCGTTTGTTCTGGGTTTCCTGCAAGTCCTGACCGCCACCTGGCTGGCCACCCATTTTCAGATGGTGACCACCCTGGCTGCCATTATCGCCACTTTGATTATCAGGCCCTCGGGTTTTTTCGGTAAACATAAAGAGCTGGAAGAAAGAGTCTGA
- a CDS encoding branched-chain amino acid ABC transporter permease: MKTVKRKERIDRGIKVRSDGIYALSSWREICYLIAPRALLVGGLLLAPLLLHFFPYWQKVLLIVCIYALLAMSFDFLANYLGLVCLGGSFFVGVGGYGAALLNKYLLIPPLLSVPLAALGGGVLCTLVLLPCLPLRGVYFAIITLMYPLIMTRIIEAFELFGGTNGMMDIAGFANPWVEQYFIVFATLIFLFALRRLAVEDFGLVLKGVKDNDQSVRASGINLTWIKAQAIFIASCMGCFAGAYLAHVYMWAGLSMFALDFSIIPIAATVIGGGGSLIGAVLGAILLVPLSESLRAFGPLRIVSYSLILTVVVVIKGEGLLNYLSRKYNQFERWVEI, encoded by the coding sequence ATGAAAACCGTAAAACGTAAAGAAAGAATTGATCGCGGGATCAAGGTTCGTTCCGACGGCATTTACGCCTTGTCGTCATGGCGGGAGATCTGCTACCTGATCGCTCCCCGGGCGCTGCTCGTCGGAGGTTTGCTGCTGGCGCCGTTGCTGTTGCATTTCTTTCCTTATTGGCAGAAGGTGCTGCTGATCGTCTGTATCTACGCGCTGTTGGCGATGTCCTTTGATTTTCTCGCCAACTATCTTGGCCTGGTTTGCCTGGGAGGTTCTTTTTTTGTCGGAGTCGGCGGTTATGGCGCCGCGCTGCTTAACAAGTACCTACTCATACCCCCGCTGTTGTCGGTGCCCCTGGCGGCTCTTGGGGGAGGTGTTCTCTGCACCCTGGTTTTATTGCCCTGTTTGCCCTTGCGCGGAGTTTACTTTGCCATTATCACCCTGATGTATCCGTTGATCATGACCCGGATTATCGAGGCCTTTGAGCTGTTCGGCGGCACCAATGGCATGATGGATATCGCTGGTTTCGCCAATCCCTGGGTGGAGCAGTATTTCATCGTTTTCGCCACTCTGATCTTTCTTTTTGCTCTGCGCCGGCTGGCGGTCGAGGATTTCGGTCTTGTGCTCAAGGGGGTCAAGGACAACGATCAATCGGTGCGCGCCTCGGGAATCAACCTGACCTGGATCAAGGCTCAGGCGATTTTTATCGCCTCTTGCATGGGTTGTTTTGCCGGGGCTTATCTGGCCCATGTCTATATGTGGGCAGGGCTTTCGATGTTCGCCCTGGATTTTTCGATTATTCCGATTGCCGCAACCGTGATCGGCGGCGGCGGCTCCCTGATCGGAGCCGTACTCGGCGCTATTTTGCTGGTGCCGCTCTCCGAGAGCCTGCGGGCGTTCGGTCCTCTGCGGATTGTTTCGTATTCTCTGATCCTGACCGTGGTCGTTGTGATCAAGGGCGAAGGGCTGTTGAATTATCTGTCACGCAAATATAATCAGTTTGAACGGTGGGTCGAGATATGA
- a CDS encoding ABC transporter ATP-binding protein, producing MLKVTNLTKKFGGVIALNDINFSIAKGEVLGIIGPNGSGKTTLINCISGFAKATAGEIVFNGRSIQGLAPHRIVNLGICRTFQIMRPYASLPAYKNLIVPLFGQRARKTGGWRGGGRHGDRNINALDLLEEVGFERESKVPYKLAGTLPTGYLKRLELARCLALNPDLLLCDEVFSGLSMSEIASMVPLIEKLNQSGVTIIMIEHRLKELFKVARRVMAISYGDKIIEGSPAEVMANEKVREAYLGAEEVS from the coding sequence ATGTTGAAGGTAACTAATCTGACCAAAAAATTCGGCGGGGTGATTGCCCTCAATGACATTAATTTTTCGATTGCCAAGGGCGAGGTTCTGGGCATCATCGGTCCCAACGGATCCGGGAAAACGACTTTGATCAATTGTATTTCCGGTTTCGCCAAGGCGACGGCCGGGGAAATTGTGTTCAACGGCCGCTCGATTCAGGGCCTGGCTCCGCATCGCATTGTCAATCTGGGAATCTGTCGCACCTTTCAGATCATGCGTCCCTATGCCAGTCTGCCCGCCTACAAGAATCTGATTGTTCCCCTTTTTGGTCAGCGGGCTCGTAAAACCGGGGGGTGGCGCGGCGGTGGCCGCCATGGGGACCGCAATATCAATGCTTTGGATTTGCTCGAAGAGGTCGGTTTCGAGAGGGAATCAAAGGTGCCCTATAAGCTGGCGGGAACCCTTCCTACCGGTTATCTGAAGCGTCTTGAGTTGGCCCGCTGCCTGGCGCTCAATCCGGATCTTTTGCTCTGCGACGAGGTTTTTTCGGGCTTGAGTATGAGTGAAATCGCGTCGATGGTGCCCTTGATTGAAAAACTCAATCAATCCGGAGTGACGATTATCATGATCGAACATCGCCTGAAGGAGCTTTTCAAGGTTGCCCGCCGGGTCATGGCCATCAGTTATGGGGACAAGATCATCGAGGGCAGTCCGGCCGAGGTGATGGCGAACGAGAAAGTCCGGGAGGCGTATCTGGGCGCCGAGGAGGTGAGTTGA
- a CDS encoding ATP-binding cassette domain-containing protein, with protein MLIAEGLMVFYENMLALNNIALTCGENQIVGIFGANSAGKSTLMYTLSGIILDIKEKERMRGGEQVTVMGRIYFGGEDISRLKPHLRARRGIVLCPERRRLFSESSVLENLKIGSYLASRREAAETLDYVLEIFAPLKKLLRRPAGFLSGGEQQMAAIGRALMAQPKLLLLDEPLLGLSPAYQQVMMESVKAIRETRKISIIVTEQYARPVIPIVDYAYIMENGSGVMSGSGRELLDNPDVKAAYFGV; from the coding sequence ATGCTGATCGCCGAAGGTTTGATGGTTTTTTATGAGAATATGCTGGCTCTTAACAATATCGCCTTGACTTGCGGGGAAAATCAGATTGTCGGGATTTTCGGGGCCAACAGCGCCGGCAAATCAACCCTGATGTATACTTTGTCCGGAATCATTCTCGATATCAAGGAAAAAGAGCGGATGCGGGGCGGCGAGCAGGTTACGGTGATGGGACGGATATATTTCGGGGGTGAGGATATCAGCCGGCTGAAACCCCATCTTCGGGCTCGCCGGGGGATTGTTTTATGCCCGGAAAGGCGCCGCCTGTTTTCCGAAAGCAGTGTTCTCGAAAACCTTAAAATCGGATCCTATCTCGCCAGTCGCCGGGAAGCCGCCGAGACCCTCGATTATGTGCTGGAAATCTTTGCCCCCCTGAAAAAACTGTTGCGCCGTCCCGCCGGTTTTTTAAGCGGTGGCGAACAGCAGATGGCGGCCATCGGCCGGGCCCTGATGGCCCAGCCGAAGCTGCTGCTGCTGGATGAACCTCTGCTGGGGCTGAGCCCGGCCTATCAGCAGGTGATGATGGAATCGGTCAAGGCTATTCGCGAAACCCGGAAGATTTCGATAATTGTCACCGAACAGTATGCCCGACCGGTGATTCCGATTGTTGACTATGCCTACATCATGGAGAACGGTTCCGGAGTAATGTCGGGCTCGGGTCGGGAACTTCTGGATAATCCTGATGTGAAGGCTGCTTATTTTGGGGTGTGA
- a CDS encoding AMP-dependent synthetase codes for MTRDNNLYTFSGFEDAVRRFPERSALIYLGRKFSYRFLRQMIDQFATALHRLGVGYQDKVMLYLSNSPQWIIANFAVQKLGAVVVPVSPIYTSYELLYMVEDAEVETVLCLDTNFGYVKEVDRQHPLKRIIITNLADMLYTWQKVFGTLVDKIPRGSTVSAENTYWFNDLLRGAPAQPPVVAIDPNRDLAYIMYTGGTTGFPKGVPGSHAAEVSYIRDVMDVFRDYMDKQGDTMIMVNPLFHIMAKGFLLAAGLNFGNTTVLMPVPEVDAVLSEIERYGVRWMLGVPALYRMILENDRLGDYRLDSLRYCYCGGDVLPGEIFKRWRELTGAPLYQVYGSTEVGHLTYSVLDREPDARTVGNILPSRRCLVVDADTLMEVTPGETGELLVTSAWTIKNYWNKPEETAAAYVRIGEEVYYRMGDYVRLTENGEIQFVERTADTIKYKAYRISASEIEAVLQDHPTVMGACAVGIPDASCGERIKAIVVLKEDAKGVDGQALTAWCRKRMAPYKVPHYIEFRDMLPKSKVGKLLRREIRDEEKRRGRD; via the coding sequence ATGACACGAGATAATAATCTTTATACCTTTTCCGGATTTGAGGATGCTGTTCGCCGCTTTCCGGAGCGGAGCGCCCTGATTTATCTGGGTCGGAAATTCAGCTACCGTTTCCTTCGGCAGATGATTGATCAGTTTGCTACCGCTTTGCATCGTCTTGGTGTCGGTTATCAGGATAAAGTCATGCTCTACCTGAGTAACTCGCCGCAGTGGATCATTGCCAATTTCGCTGTCCAGAAACTGGGGGCGGTAGTGGTTCCGGTTTCCCCGATCTACACCTCGTATGAGTTGCTGTATATGGTCGAGGATGCCGAGGTCGAAACGGTTCTCTGTCTCGATACCAACTTCGGCTACGTCAAGGAAGTCGATCGCCAACATCCTTTGAAAAGGATTATCATCACCAATCTGGCCGATATGCTCTATACCTGGCAGAAGGTTTTCGGCACCTTGGTCGATAAAATTCCTCGGGGCAGCACGGTTTCGGCGGAAAACACTTACTGGTTTAATGATCTTCTGCGCGGGGCCCCGGCACAGCCGCCGGTGGTTGCCATCGATCCCAACCGGGATCTGGCCTATATCATGTACACCGGCGGCACCACCGGTTTTCCCAAAGGCGTTCCCGGCAGTCATGCCGCCGAGGTTTCTTACATCCGTGATGTCATGGATGTTTTTCGAGACTATATGGATAAACAGGGTGACACCATGATTATGGTAAACCCGCTTTTTCATATCATGGCCAAAGGTTTTCTGCTGGCCGCCGGACTTAACTTCGGCAACACCACGGTGCTGATGCCGGTGCCCGAGGTCGATGCCGTGTTAAGTGAAATTGAGCGTTACGGGGTGCGCTGGATGCTTGGCGTTCCGGCCCTGTACCGGATGATTCTGGAAAATGACCGGCTTGGCGATTACAGGCTTGATTCGCTTCGGTACTGTTATTGTGGCGGTGATGTTTTGCCGGGAGAAATCTTTAAACGCTGGCGTGAGTTGACCGGCGCTCCTTTGTATCAGGTCTACGGTTCAACCGAGGTCGGCCATCTGACCTACAGTGTGCTTGACCGGGAGCCCGATGCTCGTACGGTCGGCAATATTCTGCCTTCCCGGCGTTGTCTGGTGGTCGACGCCGACACCCTGATGGAGGTGACGCCCGGCGAGACCGGTGAACTCCTGGTAACTTCAGCCTGGACGATTAAAAATTACTGGAATAAACCTGAGGAAACCGCGGCGGCCTATGTCAGGATCGGGGAAGAGGTGTATTACCGAATGGGGGACTATGTTCGGTTGACGGAAAACGGTGAGATTCAGTTTGTCGAGCGCACCGCCGATACCATCAAATATAAGGCCTACCGGATTTCCGCCTCGGAAATTGAGGCGGTCCTGCAGGATCATCCCACAGTCATGGGGGCCTGCGCGGTGGGCATACCGGATGCGAGCTGCGGCGAGCGTATCAAGGCGATTGTTGTCTTGAAGGAAGATGCCAAGGGGGTTGACGGCCAGGCCTTGACGGCTTGGTGTCGGAAACGCATGGCTCCCTACAAAGTGCCGCATTATATTGAATTTCGCGATATGTTGCCGAAATCCAAGGTCGGTAAGCTTCTGCGGCGGGAGATTCGAGATGAAGAAAAGCGCCGGGGGAGAGACTAA
- a CDS encoding DEAD/DEAH box helicase codes for MATFAQLGLSADLLKALDQLGFSAPTEVQEELIPAIIGLRHDVVGLAQTGTGKTAAFGLPLIDHLDQANSGTQVLILCPTRELCVQVTRDLHSYARYLSAVKIVAVYGGAGIVEQSRQLRQGGQIIVATPGRLLAFIKQGEIDISSIRAVVLDEADEMLQMGFQDDLNEILAATPEDKKTLLFSATMPREVTAIARKYMHDPVEITVGERNQGVANVKHIYYLTAAKHRYQALRRVVDNISEIYAIIFCRTRQEVREVAEKLLADGYQADALHGELSQVQRDLVMQRFRRRHLQLLVATDVAARGLDIKNLTHVINYNLPDDIAVYTHRSGRTGRAGKQGVSIAFIHLREKYRLREIEKRLQRSFEAGRIPTGPEICRQLILRFLAQLPQAAEQKTALQPFLPEIMGKLADLSREELAERFILAEFGERLQTYLNEPDLNERGERSLKPESGAFRQTPERAGARRPGEKSGTREPRVERENWTLIHFNVGSRDGVNPGRLIGVINDASAGSTRIRVGRIEIKPAFSLLETDRRFAGRVIKIFSELMINGRPVVARAAEKNETFSRRSPPPESGADKRRSPDRGPGTKPGPGKRPAHPAGKTQKAPRKPRTT; via the coding sequence ATGGCAACATTTGCGCAACTCGGTCTGAGCGCCGATCTGCTTAAGGCTCTCGATCAGCTGGGTTTCAGCGCCCCGACTGAAGTACAGGAAGAACTGATTCCTGCGATTATCGGCCTGCGCCACGACGTGGTCGGTCTGGCGCAGACCGGCACCGGCAAGACCGCCGCTTTCGGTCTGCCCCTGATCGACCATCTGGATCAGGCCAACAGCGGAACCCAGGTTCTGATTCTCTGCCCGACCCGGGAACTCTGCGTCCAGGTGACTCGTGATCTGCATTCCTACGCCCGCTATCTGTCCGCCGTTAAAATCGTGGCGGTTTACGGCGGCGCCGGCATTGTCGAACAGAGTCGCCAGCTGCGTCAGGGGGGCCAGATCATCGTCGCCACGCCGGGGCGGCTGCTGGCTTTTATCAAGCAGGGCGAGATTGATATTTCCTCGATCCGCGCCGTGGTCCTGGATGAGGCCGACGAAATGCTGCAGATGGGTTTTCAGGATGATCTCAACGAAATCCTGGCCGCCACTCCGGAAGACAAAAAAACCCTGCTGTTCTCGGCGACTATGCCCCGCGAGGTCACCGCAATCGCAAGGAAATACATGCATGACCCGGTCGAGATCACCGTCGGCGAACGTAACCAGGGGGTCGCCAACGTCAAACATATCTACTATCTGACCGCAGCGAAACACCGCTACCAGGCCCTGCGCCGCGTGGTCGATAATATTTCCGAAATCTACGCCATCATCTTCTGCCGCACCCGCCAGGAGGTCCGCGAAGTGGCGGAAAAACTACTTGCCGACGGTTATCAGGCCGACGCCCTGCATGGCGAACTCTCCCAGGTCCAACGCGATCTGGTCATGCAGCGTTTTCGCCGGCGCCACCTGCAACTGCTGGTGGCCACCGATGTCGCCGCCCGCGGCCTGGACATTAAAAATCTGACCCATGTCATCAACTACAATCTTCCGGATGATATCGCCGTCTACACCCATCGCAGCGGCCGCACCGGCCGGGCCGGCAAACAGGGCGTTTCGATCGCCTTCATTCATTTACGGGAGAAATACAGGCTGCGGGAAATTGAAAAACGTTTGCAGAGAAGCTTTGAAGCGGGCCGGATTCCCACCGGACCAGAAATTTGCCGGCAGCTGATTTTGCGTTTTCTGGCCCAGCTGCCGCAAGCGGCGGAGCAAAAGACCGCCCTGCAACCATTTCTGCCGGAAATCATGGGAAAACTGGCCGATCTGAGCCGCGAGGAACTGGCGGAACGTTTTATTCTGGCCGAATTCGGCGAACGCCTGCAGACCTATCTGAACGAGCCCGATCTGAACGAACGCGGGGAGCGCTCCCTCAAACCCGAATCCGGCGCTTTCCGGCAGACCCCGGAGCGCGCCGGCGCCCGCCGCCCCGGCGAGAAAAGCGGAACGCGGGAACCCCGGGTGGAAAGGGAAAACTGGACCCTGATCCACTTCAATGTCGGCAGCCGGGACGGAGTCAATCCCGGACGCCTGATCGGCGTAATTAACGATGCTTCCGCCGGAAGCACCAGAATTCGCGTGGGACGCATCGAAATCAAACCGGCTTTCAGTTTGCTGGAAACCGACCGTCGTTTCGCCGGCCGGGTGATCAAAATTTTTTCTGAACTGATGATTAACGGCCGCCCGGTCGTCGCCCGAGCGGCGGAAAAAAACGAAACTTTCAGTCGCCGCTCTCCGCCGCCGGAGAGCGGCGCGGATAAGCGACGCAGCCCCGACCGCGGTCCCGGAACGAAACCCGGCCCTGGGAAAAGACCCGCTCATCCTGCCGGAAAAACTCAGAAAGCCCCCAGGAAACCAAGAACGACCTAA
- a CDS encoding type 1 glutamine amidotransferase — translation MRAHYFQHVAFEGPGSLAAGLTNSGFRLSKTEFFAASWTLPEPESIDFLAIMGGPMSVNDEHEHPWLIPEKQYLREFIATGKPVLGICLGAQLIASALGARIFPNPVREIGWLPIENYAPEQEGLFRFPPRLTVFHWHGETFTLPPQAVSLARSQACANQAFQIGSKVIGLQFHLETTPQAVRELLFNCRDELETGPYVQSEAEILAAAAERYQSINRVMENILAFLLKKST, via the coding sequence ATACGAGCTCATTATTTTCAGCACGTTGCCTTTGAAGGCCCCGGTAGTTTGGCCGCGGGCCTGACCAACTCCGGGTTCAGGCTCAGCAAAACCGAATTTTTCGCCGCGTCCTGGACCCTGCCCGAACCTGAGAGCATAGATTTTCTTGCGATCATGGGCGGCCCCATGAGTGTCAACGACGAGCATGAACACCCCTGGCTGATTCCGGAAAAACAATATCTTCGTGAGTTTATCGCCACCGGCAAACCGGTTCTGGGCATCTGTCTGGGAGCCCAGCTTATCGCCTCCGCCCTCGGTGCCCGGATCTTTCCCAATCCGGTCAGGGAAATCGGCTGGCTGCCGATTGAAAACTACGCTCCGGAGCAGGAAGGGCTGTTCCGCTTTCCGCCACGGCTCACGGTCTTTCACTGGCACGGCGAAACCTTCACACTCCCTCCGCAAGCCGTGTCGCTGGCTCGCAGCCAAGCCTGCGCCAATCAGGCCTTTCAAATCGGCTCTAAGGTTATCGGCCTGCAGTTTCATCTCGAAACCACCCCGCAAGCGGTCCGTGAACTGTTGTTCAATTGCCGGGACGAACTGGAAACCGGGCCCTACGTGCAGAGCGAAGCCGAGATTCTGGCCGCCGCAGCGGAACGCTATCAGTCCATCAACCGGGTCATGGAAAACATCCTGGCCTTTCTCTTAAAAAAATCGACGTAA